The Niastella koreensis GR20-10 genome includes a window with the following:
- a CDS encoding PorP/SprF family type IX secretion system membrane protein — MRGPFVSRLLTLLLFITGAQALRAQVDPHFTQYYVYPSWLNPALTGAFDGDYRISGIYRNQWGNISKPFSTVGLGGEVVTNNNVNLGLNLLNQTAGDGGYYYTTAYANLAYTGVRFGPNENHHVVMGLQLGMIWRGFNASKFTFGDQWDPITGFNPGSSTDGFSKTKTTSFDAGAGVLYFDATPGKMANVYAGFSVSHLTKPKDYFSSNANAQLPMRYTGHAGVRLTISELFSVTPNILYTKQGTAEEKMAGAYVQLNAAAGTDVMLGANYRIQDAISPFVGFTHNNMVLGLSYDVNTSALGKMAHGSNSFELSLSVTGRKKVKTPEEHFICPRL, encoded by the coding sequence ATGAGAGGACCATTTGTCAGCCGATTATTGACGCTGTTACTGTTTATTACCGGGGCGCAGGCATTGCGGGCACAGGTAGATCCGCATTTTACGCAGTATTACGTATATCCTTCCTGGTTGAATCCGGCACTTACCGGCGCCTTCGATGGAGATTACCGCATTTCAGGTATTTACCGGAACCAGTGGGGCAATATCAGCAAACCCTTTTCAACTGTTGGACTGGGTGGTGAGGTTGTTACCAATAATAATGTAAACCTGGGTCTTAACCTGTTGAACCAGACTGCCGGCGATGGCGGTTATTATTATACTACAGCTTATGCCAATTTAGCCTATACGGGCGTTCGCTTCGGCCCTAACGAAAACCATCACGTGGTAATGGGTTTACAACTGGGCATGATCTGGCGCGGCTTCAATGCTTCCAAATTTACTTTCGGCGATCAATGGGACCCCATTACCGGTTTTAATCCCGGTTCCTCCACTGATGGTTTCAGCAAAACAAAAACAACTTCTTTCGATGCCGGCGCGGGTGTGCTCTACTTTGATGCCACCCCAGGTAAAATGGCCAATGTGTATGCAGGGTTCTCCGTGTCGCACCTCACCAAGCCAAAAGATTATTTCAGCAGCAACGCCAATGCGCAATTACCAATGCGGTATACCGGTCACGCCGGTGTGCGGCTTACTATCTCGGAGTTGTTTAGTGTTACGCCAAATATTTTATATACAAAACAGGGAACCGCAGAAGAGAAAATGGCGGGCGCTTATGTGCAGTTAAATGCCGCTGCAGGCACCGATGTAATGCTGGGCGCCAATTACAGGATACAGGATGCCATTTCACCATTTGTTGGGTTTACGCACAATAACATGGTGCTGGGGTTAAGCTACGATGTAAATACATCTGCGCTGGGAAAAATGGCCCATGGCAGCAACAGTTTTGAATTATCCCTTTCCGTTACGGGCAGGAAAAAGGTCAAAACACCTGAAGAGCATTTCATCTGCCCGAGGTTATAG
- a CDS encoding PorP/SprF family type IX secretion system membrane protein: MKKLMALCLAVACLQLKAQQKPHYTQYILNQYILNPALTGIENYTDIKLSHRHQWAGIDGAPVTTYFTAHTPLGKKDYRTTPTSFPMPGENPRGERYWEEYTSAEPHHGIGVQIINDQAGPLATFSGYVTYAYHIGISPRTSLAAGFGAGFSRTGLHTDKLQFAVPVDPAVYNGGTLNKFNPDFSAGLYLYSADYFVGLSAQQIIPQKIDFVDNTVKQTGGRLLPHLFATAGYRFLPDEDFNFIPSVLVKYINPLPVQVDVNAKLQYQDFLWVGASYRMKYGFAGMVGINVSNRVQVGYSYDYSTTTLNQYSHGTHELVLGFIIGNKYDDGCPRNVW, translated from the coding sequence ATGAAAAAGTTAATGGCTCTATGTTTAGCTGTGGCTTGTTTGCAACTAAAAGCACAACAAAAACCGCACTACACACAATACATCCTCAATCAGTATATCCTCAATCCGGCATTAACGGGTATCGAGAATTATACGGATATCAAGTTGAGTCACAGGCATCAGTGGGCGGGGATCGATGGGGCGCCGGTTACTACTTATTTCACTGCGCATACACCGTTAGGGAAAAAGGATTATCGTACTACGCCTACCTCTTTTCCAATGCCGGGTGAAAACCCAAGAGGGGAGCGCTATTGGGAAGAATATACTTCGGCGGAACCGCATCATGGCATTGGGGTGCAGATCATTAATGACCAGGCCGGACCCTTAGCTACATTTTCGGGGTATGTGACTTATGCGTATCATATTGGTATCAGCCCGCGTACCAGTTTGGCTGCAGGTTTTGGTGCCGGGTTTTCCCGCACCGGGTTGCATACTGATAAACTGCAGTTTGCGGTGCCGGTTGATCCCGCCGTGTATAACGGCGGAACGCTGAATAAATTCAACCCTGATTTCAGTGCCGGTTTATACCTGTATTCAGCCGATTATTTTGTTGGGTTATCTGCCCAACAGATCATTCCACAGAAAATTGATTTTGTAGATAATACTGTGAAACAAACCGGTGGCCGGCTGCTTCCTCATTTGTTCGCTACTGCCGGCTACCGTTTTTTACCGGATGAGGATTTCAATTTTATTCCCTCGGTGTTGGTGAAATACATCAACCCATTACCGGTACAGGTAGATGTGAACGCCAAGCTGCAATACCAGGATTTTTTGTGGGTGGGCGCCAGCTATCGCATGAAATATGGGTTTGCCGGTATGGTGGGCATCAATGTATCTAACAGGGTGCAGGTGGGATATTCCTATGATTATTCTACTACCACTTTGAACCAGTATAGTCACGGTACGCATGAATTGGTTTTAGGTTTTATCATCGGCAATAAATACGATGATGGTTGTCCGAGAAATGTTTGGTAA
- a CDS encoding gliding motility-associated C-terminal domain-containing protein encodes MNTQHGNNFSKNSMRFCMLLGLLIIKMSSYAQTVYNPIAVTGYHHDVVAETGTSVLATTSTMIDGSPFVMRHVLYSQAFALANNLTGGMVDNGTIVNGTRTYQMAPYDSKNALYLSKFGTVDSTRSAGTLTFVTPGYYAHLSILAFSTEGSSNLNIDINYTDGTTERALTYAPLADWYVGFTNVQYSGPGRIQRDTTGPFSVDGVGFSPSFFSQDFMTSCANQNKMVKSVTITDSSAGTGSRALVMAISGEQIQPYTVTPSVLPARCGVVDNGYILLTVSGGVKPFTYKWNTTPAQTTPFAAGLAAGTYSCDVTDSNGCVRNYTGTVTLVTPAPVKAKATSLQVCAGMPTTIYADTTSASPNTYTWNPGGVIGSAVVVTPPVTTKYLVNAEDQYGCTSADSVEIIVKPAATASFTVDPDAVCPNTPQIVTYTGNAPVGAIFNWNAFAGATVQYGSGAGPYGIQFPNSGVYTLQLQVSVNGCVASATKKVTINAPLATPIVAVATVTSSTIGFSWQPVPGATGYIVSVNGSPYITPTSGSLGTTHNIINLQPVEKITISVIALGVESCLNSAIGKGEGTTLTDEVYIPNSFSPNGDGKNEIFRAYGMSIASINMKVFNQWGELLYEGNDASMGWDGKQKGKVQPMGVYFYVMKIKLANGTESIRKGSINLLH; translated from the coding sequence ATGAACACACAGCACGGTAACAACTTCAGCAAGAACAGCATGCGATTCTGTATGCTCCTGGGTTTGCTGATCATTAAAATGAGCAGCTATGCGCAAACTGTTTACAACCCCATTGCGGTGACTGGTTATCACCATGATGTAGTGGCGGAAACAGGAACAAGTGTGCTGGCCACCACTTCTACCATGATCGATGGCAGCCCATTTGTAATGCGCCACGTGTTGTATTCGCAAGCATTTGCCCTTGCCAATAATTTAACGGGCGGTATGGTTGATAACGGCACCATTGTAAATGGCACCCGTACTTATCAAATGGCGCCTTATGACAGCAAGAATGCTTTGTATCTGTCGAAGTTTGGTACGGTTGATAGTACCCGGAGTGCTGGTACGCTCACTTTTGTTACGCCCGGTTATTATGCGCACTTGTCCATCCTGGCATTTTCTACAGAAGGTTCCAGCAATTTGAATATCGACATCAACTATACAGATGGTACTACCGAACGGGCGCTAACCTATGCCCCGCTGGCCGACTGGTACGTGGGCTTCACCAATGTACAGTATTCCGGCCCGGGCCGTATTCAACGCGACACCACGGGGCCATTCTCTGTGGATGGTGTAGGCTTCTCGCCAAGCTTTTTTAGCCAGGATTTTATGACCAGCTGCGCCAATCAGAACAAGATGGTGAAATCGGTGACTATAACAGATTCCAGCGCTGGTACCGGTTCCCGCGCATTGGTTATGGCTATCTCCGGCGAACAAATTCAACCTTATACTGTAACACCTTCAGTACTGCCGGCCCGTTGCGGCGTTGTTGACAATGGCTATATTTTATTAACGGTAAGCGGCGGGGTAAAACCATTTACTTATAAATGGAACACGACACCCGCGCAAACAACGCCATTTGCGGCTGGGTTAGCAGCCGGCACTTATAGTTGCGATGTTACAGATTCAAACGGTTGTGTGCGGAATTATACCGGCACCGTGACGCTGGTAACGCCTGCGCCGGTGAAAGCAAAGGCAACCAGTTTGCAGGTGTGTGCAGGGATGCCCACTACTATTTATGCCGATACTACAAGTGCAAGCCCGAATACCTATACCTGGAACCCGGGCGGTGTCATCGGTTCGGCAGTGGTGGTAACGCCACCTGTTACTACCAAATACCTGGTGAACGCAGAAGATCAGTATGGCTGTACTTCAGCAGACAGTGTGGAGATAATAGTTAAGCCAGCGGCTACGGCATCCTTCACGGTAGATCCCGATGCGGTTTGTCCCAATACGCCGCAAATTGTTACCTATACCGGCAATGCGCCCGTCGGCGCCATCTTTAACTGGAATGCTTTTGCCGGCGCTACCGTGCAATATGGCAGCGGCGCCGGGCCTTATGGCATTCAGTTTCCCAACAGTGGCGTATATACCTTACAACTACAGGTAAGCGTAAACGGCTGTGTTGCTTCTGCTACTAAAAAAGTAACCATCAACGCGCCACTGGCAACGCCGATAGTGGCTGTGGCAACGGTAACCAGCAGTACCATCGGCTTTAGCTGGCAGCCTGTTCCCGGCGCCACCGGTTATATCGTATCGGTGAATGGCAGTCCTTATATCACGCCCACATCGGGCAGTTTGGGTACAACCCATAATATCATCAACCTGCAACCGGTTGAAAAAATAACCATCAGCGTGATCGCATTGGGTGTTGAAAGCTGCCTCAATAGTGCTATTGGCAAGGGAGAAGGCACCACGCTGACCGATGAAGTATATATTCCCAATTCATTTTCTCCCAATGGCGATGGTAAGAATGAGATCTTCCGGGCCTATGGAATGTCCATCGCAAGCATCAATATGAAGGTATTCAATCAGTGGGGTGAACTGTTGTACGAAGGCAACGATGCAAGCATGGGCTGGGATGGTAAACAAAAAGGAAAGGTGCAGCCCATGGGCGTATACTTCTATGTGATGAAAATAAAACTGGCCAATGGTACTGAAAGCATCAGGAAGGGATCGATAAACCTGTTGCATTAA
- a CDS encoding zinc-binding metallopeptidase: MNNMYTNKRPTAKVIPITIARGWKHMYQSYDGLIIDHRVPRWLVPLLERLKQIKNFLVNHTQKIVFGFCLIASLASCKKESLDKVDNIPGLGGDTWTATPIDKWINDSLTVPFNIAVKYKWDQFELSLNKTLVPPKEDKIIPVLSSIKKVWLDTYIAEKDSMFMKKYVPKFFALAGSASWNTDGTITLGTAEGGRKVVLYVLNDFRIKGNADYKPSDSFNIKQMFHTIEHEFGHILHQTIMYPQDYKTITVGFYSSNWNNVSDANANRDGFVTAYAESAPDEDFVEMIAMMLIEGKGGFDAIVNSIPPGTSSNNVTQAQAVSKLRQKEAIVVNYFKDTWGINFYSLQTRVRAQVEKLIR; this comes from the coding sequence ATGAACAACATGTATACTAACAAGCGACCCACAGCCAAAGTAATACCCATCACTATTGCCCGCGGCTGGAAACATATGTACCAGTCGTACGACGGACTGATCATCGATCACCGGGTACCCCGTTGGTTAGTGCCCTTGCTGGAAAGGCTTAAACAAATAAAAAATTTCCTGGTGAACCATACGCAAAAAATAGTTTTCGGCTTTTGCCTTATTGCTTCACTCGCTTCCTGTAAAAAGGAATCGCTCGATAAGGTTGATAACATTCCGGGTCTGGGCGGCGATACCTGGACTGCAACTCCTATAGACAAATGGATCAACGACAGTTTAACCGTGCCCTTCAATATAGCCGTAAAATATAAATGGGACCAGTTTGAATTGAGCCTGAATAAAACCCTTGTGCCACCCAAAGAAGACAAGATCATCCCGGTATTGAGTTCCATAAAAAAGGTGTGGCTGGATACCTACATCGCAGAAAAGGATTCGATGTTCATGAAAAAATATGTGCCCAAGTTCTTTGCCTTGGCCGGCAGCGCCAGCTGGAATACGGATGGTACTATTACGCTGGGTACTGCCGAAGGCGGAAGAAAAGTAGTGCTGTATGTGCTGAACGATTTTCGCATAAAAGGCAATGCAGATTATAAGCCTTCCGATTCTTTCAATATCAAACAAATGTTCCACACCATTGAACATGAGTTCGGGCATATTCTTCACCAGACCATTATGTATCCGCAGGATTATAAAACCATTACTGTAGGATTCTACTCTTCCAACTGGAACAACGTGTCGGATGCCAATGCCAACAGGGACGGGTTTGTGACGGCTTATGCGGAATCGGCGCCCGATGAAGATTTTGTGGAAATGATCGCAATGATGCTGATAGAAGGAAAAGGCGGTTTTGACGCTATTGTGAACAGCATCCCGCCCGGCACCAGCTCCAATAATGTAACCCAGGCCCAGGCGGTAAGCAAGTTGCGCCAGAAGGAGGCGATCGTAGTCAATTATTTCAAAGACACCTGGGGGATAAATTTTTACAGCCTTCAAACAAGAGTTAGAGCGCAGGTGGAGAAGTTGATACGTTGA
- a CDS encoding DUF4302 domain-containing protein — MKKIFIYTIAAITGLAACNKKEDHVFDKSIDERLNETLAADQKALTGAQYGWKGFIYPAGLKGGVVAFYFKFNDSNRVEMFSDFDSASAVTPMTASYRLKALQQPSLIFDTYSYVHVLSDPDGSVNGGDYGAGLGSDFEFAIDSVVKDSVKLTGRFNKSKAFLVKATQAEMQAYYNRQYANRPFANISKYITYFKRLVIGSSQYEIKVNQTTRTITLTWVDDKGTVHSVTTGYYYTPDGIALSPAVVDGANIIASLNNISYSNSGPTMTFTVNGTSSSIVGSGEPINNDPDAPRRWWQYALDQGGYWISPTGFHVNGVNDAYGITKTTNFYFLLYWPQYGTQSGIPYDLAGSVKLVNNSLSLPYGIAYRPPNFTGDGRVSFTYYGTLGTVPTADSIPVYKTAIQFTDASGYYLVRLDSTHYDMVSAKDGKAWISWQY, encoded by the coding sequence ATGAAAAAGATATTCATATACACCATAGCAGCAATAACAGGACTGGCTGCTTGCAATAAAAAAGAAGATCATGTATTCGATAAATCGATCGATGAACGGTTGAACGAAACCCTGGCTGCAGATCAAAAAGCATTGACGGGCGCCCAATATGGCTGGAAAGGTTTTATTTATCCGGCTGGTTTAAAGGGTGGGGTAGTAGCCTTCTATTTTAAATTCAATGACAGCAACCGGGTGGAAATGTTCTCTGATTTTGATTCGGCTTCAGCTGTTACCCCCATGACGGCCAGTTACCGGTTGAAGGCCTTACAACAACCTTCATTGATCTTCGATACCTATTCTTATGTGCATGTGCTGTCCGATCCCGATGGCAGCGTGAATGGCGGTGATTATGGCGCCGGCCTGGGTTCTGATTTTGAATTTGCTATCGATAGTGTGGTGAAAGATTCTGTAAAGCTCACCGGCCGCTTTAATAAAAGCAAGGCATTCCTGGTAAAGGCTACGCAGGCAGAGATGCAGGCTTATTATAACAGGCAATACGCAAACCGCCCGTTTGCCAACATCAGCAAATACATCACTTATTTCAAACGACTGGTAATTGGTAGTTCACAATACGAGATCAAGGTAAATCAAACAACGCGCACCATCACCCTTACCTGGGTAGATGATAAAGGCACGGTACATTCCGTTACCACGGGTTATTATTATACCCCGGATGGTATTGCTTTATCACCGGCTGTTGTAGATGGCGCCAATATTATTGCATCGCTGAATAACATCAGTTACAGCAATTCTGGCCCAACGATGACATTTACTGTAAACGGAACGTCCTCTTCTATTGTAGGCTCAGGCGAGCCGATCAATAATGATCCGGATGCGCCACGCCGCTGGTGGCAGTATGCGCTCGATCAGGGCGGTTACTGGATCTCACCCACAGGATTCCATGTAAACGGTGTCAATGATGCTTATGGTATTACAAAGACCACCAATTTTTACTTCCTGCTTTACTGGCCTCAATATGGCACCCAGTCAGGTATACCTTATGATCTGGCAGGTTCTGTAAAGCTGGTGAACAACAGCTTGTCATTACCCTACGGTATTGCTTACCGGCCACCAAATTTTACCGGTGATGGCCGCGTGTCATTCACTTATTACGGAACACTGGGAACAGTGCCCACTGCAGATTCAATTCCCGTATACAAAACAGCTATTCAATTTACCGATGCCAGCGGGTATTACCTGGTGCGTTTGGATTCCACGCATTATGATATGGTGAGTGCGAAGGATGGAAAGGCCTGGATCTCCTGGCAATATTAA
- a CDS encoding M43 family zinc metalloprotease, producing the protein MFLKKYGCVAVLVLLQGLGLRAIAQQTPIKRCATMEVLQRSLEKDEALRARYESDKQLIQQLAAARANNPGARVEATPVYIPIVFHIVLPDPSAVTDKMIEDQVAVLNRDFAGLNPDSVNILPAFKPLFGKSKIQFVLAKRTPTNQPTNGIERVVTTQQTFSQTNNYVKHASTGGANAWNSTKYMNVWVCTLGGGLLGYSTFPGTSTADEQGVVMYSATLPGGSLTGYNDGRTLTHESGHYFFLFHIWGDDDGACTGSDNVNDTPNQSDASSGCHSGVVTDACSPTAPGIMYQNYMDYSSDGCMALFTLQQVARMEAALNAYRLSLTTSNAAVSPLQSNDAQMVSIDNPVNRVCDTKFQPSITIRNYGSLPLTSLVINASVDGGPAVQTQWTGSLASLSTAAITLNPVAAGNSGSHTIKIQLTSPNGTTDLGPANDTLSKSFVYPTAIAPPLTEGFESETFPATGWDIINPDGSYTWERVTGIAKTGNGSIVVRNNNYTQKGQIDYLRLPQLTLANADSAYLTFQVAAAIKTATGTLFNYWDTLQVLVSTDCGNTFTSLYKKWGGALATRSALTTSEFIPAASEWRKDSVNLTPWINKGPVMIAFANSTGNENNVYLDDINLYTKSSNANLENQGWLITPNPASGPLMVQFINSPVNLKAISVFNSSGQKVAEKRVNGNPPATLYQFNLSGYASGVYVVKLVYSDHTVSRKVIKK; encoded by the coding sequence ATGTTTTTAAAGAAATATGGTTGTGTAGCGGTGCTGGTTTTGCTGCAGGGATTGGGGCTCCGTGCAATTGCGCAACAAACGCCCATAAAGCGATGTGCAACCATGGAGGTGCTGCAACGTTCCCTTGAAAAAGATGAAGCACTGCGCGCGAGATATGAAAGCGACAAACAGCTGATTCAACAACTGGCTGCTGCGCGGGCAAATAACCCGGGCGCCAGGGTAGAAGCAACGCCGGTGTACATTCCAATTGTGTTTCATATTGTACTGCCCGATCCCAGTGCCGTTACCGATAAAATGATCGAAGACCAGGTGGCGGTGCTGAACAGGGATTTTGCCGGACTGAATCCAGATTCTGTAAATATTCTTCCGGCCTTCAAACCTTTGTTTGGAAAATCAAAGATCCAGTTTGTGCTGGCCAAACGCACGCCCACGAATCAGCCTACTAACGGTATTGAGCGGGTGGTGACCACGCAGCAAACTTTTAGCCAGACAAACAATTATGTAAAACATGCCAGTACGGGCGGGGCCAATGCCTGGAATTCTACAAAATACATGAATGTATGGGTATGTACGCTGGGTGGTGGATTGCTGGGGTATTCCACTTTTCCCGGTACTTCCACCGCAGATGAACAGGGGGTGGTTATGTACAGCGCCACGTTGCCCGGCGGTTCGCTCACAGGTTATAATGATGGCCGTACCCTTACCCATGAAAGCGGACATTACTTTTTCCTGTTTCATATCTGGGGCGATGATGATGGCGCCTGTACCGGAAGTGACAATGTGAACGACACGCCGAACCAGTCAGATGCTTCATCCGGCTGTCACAGCGGGGTGGTTACCGATGCGTGTTCGCCAACAGCGCCTGGCATTATGTACCAGAATTATATGGATTACAGCAGCGATGGTTGTATGGCCCTGTTCACGCTGCAACAGGTAGCCAGGATGGAAGCGGCCCTGAATGCTTACCGTTTATCACTTACTACATCCAATGCCGCCGTATCGCCACTACAAAGTAACGATGCGCAAATGGTTAGCATCGATAACCCGGTAAACCGGGTGTGCGATACAAAATTCCAGCCATCCATCACTATACGTAATTATGGTTCGTTGCCATTGACGTCGCTGGTGATCAATGCCAGCGTAGATGGCGGCCCTGCGGTGCAAACCCAATGGACGGGATCACTGGCAAGTTTGTCGACAGCAGCCATTACATTAAATCCGGTAGCAGCTGGTAATAGCGGTTCTCATACTATTAAAATACAATTGACGTCGCCCAACGGTACTACCGATCTGGGACCGGCGAATGATACGCTAAGCAAATCATTTGTATATCCCACCGCTATTGCGCCGCCATTGACCGAAGGGTTTGAATCGGAAACATTTCCTGCAACCGGCTGGGATATTATCAATCCTGATGGTTCCTATACCTGGGAACGCGTAACCGGGATAGCTAAAACCGGCAATGGATCAATAGTGGTGCGCAATAACAACTATACCCAAAAAGGACAAATAGATTACCTGCGGTTGCCGCAGCTCACCCTGGCCAATGCCGATTCTGCTTACCTGACTTTCCAGGTGGCAGCAGCGATAAAAACTGCTACAGGCACCTTATTCAACTACTGGGATACCCTGCAGGTACTGGTTAGTACAGATTGCGGTAATACGTTTACCAGTTTGTATAAGAAATGGGGCGGCGCCCTGGCTACCCGCAGCGCCCTTACCACCAGCGAATTTATCCCTGCCGCCAGTGAATGGCGTAAAGATTCGGTAAACCTCACCCCCTGGATCAATAAAGGACCGGTGATGATCGCCTTTGCCAATTCAACCGGCAACGAGAATAATGTTTACCTGGACGATATCAACCTGTATACAAAAAGCAGTAATGCCAACCTGGAAAATCAGGGCTGGCTGATTACGCCAAACCCGGCAAGCGGACCGCTTATGGTACAATTCATAAACAGCCCGGTAAATCTGAAAGCCATCAGTGTGTTCAATAGCTCCGGTCAAAAAGTAGCGGAGAAGCGGGTGAACGGTAACCCGCCGGCAACGCTTTATCAATTCAACCTTTCAGGTTATGCCAGCGGGGTGTATGTGGTAAAACTGGTGTACAGCGATCATACGGTGTCACGAAAGGTGATAAAAAAATAA
- a CDS encoding OmpA family protein, translating into MKKIILILVIVPGFMAARGQFVADYLKAADTYYKKGDYYSAARYYEKYLSSKDTKTKPDQYNPYNVKPVAEKGKTAIPNAQLAVYNLAESYRLLNFPVKAVAYYEQAVSYNNAQLPLAQYYYAATLRALGKYDEAEKAFQGFLDNYKTEDAYANSAKSEVLNLHFIREQLQRIDLSLYTVEKQGQAINPGGANYAPVWLNTNTLLFTSTRVEDSVKNKPFYNRLYTAVYDNDAVKEVTRLELPEGVGIHQGVASLSPDGNTLFLTRWLIIGGKKTSAIYVSKKQDKGWGEPVLMDTVVNIHGYNAQQPFILADGKTLLFASDRPGGSGGFDLWYAALDATGKPVKVENLGSTINTINDEQAPYYHDASGTLVFSCNGRVGMGGFDFFYSKGAPNAWAEPVNFGYPVNSIKDDLYFTSRGSAANLLEDVFLSSDRSAECCLELFTLKKHIPVEVVKKDTPVVPLLKEEPKVEAVIVMDNVYYDFDKSSLQQESFATLDRLVASLNQYPTLVIEIRAHTDSKGEDKYNMDLSEARAKTVVDYLISKGIDKNRLQSRGYGATMPVAPNKHEDGSDDPEGRQRNRRTEFKVLSK; encoded by the coding sequence ATGAAAAAAATAATTCTCATACTGGTAATTGTACCTGGCTTTATGGCGGCCCGGGGCCAGTTTGTAGCAGATTATCTGAAGGCTGCTGATACTTACTATAAAAAAGGCGATTATTATTCCGCCGCCCGGTATTATGAAAAATACCTGAGCTCAAAAGATACAAAGACAAAGCCGGATCAATACAATCCATATAATGTAAAACCAGTTGCGGAAAAAGGAAAGACTGCCATTCCCAATGCGCAGCTGGCCGTATACAACCTGGCTGAAAGCTACCGGTTGTTGAATTTTCCGGTAAAAGCAGTTGCCTATTATGAACAGGCGGTTAGTTATAATAACGCTCAACTGCCACTGGCGCAATATTATTATGCCGCCACCTTACGGGCATTGGGCAAATATGATGAAGCCGAAAAAGCCTTTCAGGGATTCCTGGATAATTATAAAACAGAAGATGCGTATGCCAATTCCGCCAAAAGCGAAGTGCTGAACCTGCATTTTATCAGGGAGCAGTTGCAACGCATCGATCTTTCATTATACACGGTAGAAAAGCAAGGGCAGGCCATTAACCCCGGTGGCGCCAATTACGCACCGGTATGGCTGAATACAAACACCCTGCTTTTTACTTCTACCCGGGTAGAAGATTCTGTAAAGAACAAACCTTTTTATAACCGCCTGTACACAGCGGTTTACGATAATGATGCAGTTAAGGAGGTAACCAGGTTGGAGTTACCAGAAGGCGTAGGAATACACCAGGGTGTTGCCAGTCTTTCACCAGACGGCAATACCTTGTTCCTCACGCGCTGGCTGATTATTGGGGGAAAGAAAACATCGGCCATTTATGTAAGCAAAAAACAGGACAAGGGTTGGGGAGAACCGGTACTGATGGACACCGTGGTGAATATCCACGGTTATAACGCTCAACAACCATTTATCCTGGCGGATGGTAAAACGTTGTTATTCGCCAGCGACAGACCGGGCGGCAGCGGCGGTTTTGACTTGTGGTATGCTGCACTCGATGCCACTGGTAAACCGGTGAAAGTAGAAAATCTCGGCAGCACAATCAATACCATCAATGATGAACAGGCGCCTTATTACCATGACGCCTCAGGTACATTAGTATTTTCCTGTAATGGCCGGGTAGGTATGGGGGGCTTTGATTTCTTTTATAGTAAAGGAGCGCCCAATGCCTGGGCCGAGCCGGTGAATTTTGGTTACCCGGTTAACTCCATAAAAGACGATCTCTATTTTACCAGCCGCGGCAGTGCCGCCAATCTGCTGGAAGATGTGTTCCTAAGCTCTGACCGTTCTGCGGAATGTTGCCTGGAATTATTTACGCTTAAAAAACATATTCCGGTTGAGGTGGTAAAAAAGGACACCCCTGTTGTTCCGCTGCTTAAAGAAGAACCGAAAGTAGAAGCAGTGATCGTAATGGATAATGTGTACTACGACTTTGATAAATCATCCCTGCAACAGGAATCATTCGCCACATTAGACAGACTGGTTGCCTCGCTGAATCAGTATCCCACCCTGGTAATAGAGATCAGGGCGCATACGGACAGCAAAGGTGAAGATAAATACAACATGGACCTCTCCGAAGCCCGCGCCAAAACAGTAGTGGATTATCTCATCAGCAAGGGCATCGATAAAAATCGTTTGCAAAGCAGGGGCTATGGCGCTACCATGCCCGTTGCTCCCAATAAACATGAAGATGGGTCTGATGATCCGGAGGGGAGGCAGAGGAACAGACGTACTGAGTTTAAAGTCTTGAGTAAGTAG